CCAGGGTGACCAACTGGCCCCACAAGTTACTTCTCCCAATAAGGGCAACACATAAACAAGGTTAGACATGCTTGATCCAATGGAACAAAGGTCATCTTTTATTTGGGGTCAGTGCAGGCAACACACTGTGGATGCAGGGTCCTGCAGCAAAGGAGCTGGAAGAGGGGCGTGGTCTTTGAGATAACCTACCAAGCTGTCTCAGCAGTCTTCAGTTGCTACACTAAGTGCGACACCTTGTGGTCAGAGAGCAAGTTGACTTTTTACTTCTACTTTAAGAACAAGCACTTTctaagatttttctttcattttgggaTGCCAAGAATTGAGAtttcaagctgggcgttggtggtgcacacctttaatcccagaggcagaggcaggcggatctctgtgagttcgaggccagcctggtctccagagcgagtgccaggataggctccaaagctacacagagaaaccctgtctcgaaaaaccaaaaaaaaaaaaaaaaaaaaaaaaagaattgcgaTTTCAGCCAAACAGTGGTAGCCCAAGCCTTGAATCctagctctcgggaggcagaggcaggtggatctctgagcttgaggacagtctggtctacagagtaagttctaggacagcgcagtgctacacaaagaaatcctgtctccaaaaaaaaaaaaaaaaaaaaagagctgagaTTTCACATACAGAGAACACTGCATATTGAGTAAGCCAACATTCTGTCTTATAAGAATGTCAGGAAACAAGGAGACTTTGGAATAGATGCTAAACAGTTACCTAAGAGCAACCGAGTATTCCTGGACCAGGGAAGAACTAATGTTACTACTAAAAGGAAGTTCCAGTCTTTAGGGCTCTACCCACTGCCACCATGCTATGCATAGACACACCTCAGCCCATAGCTGCAGACTTTGAAGGCATAGGCCCAGCAGTGGGTTATCAATCTACCTTTTGGCAACAGCAACATACCCTCCCCGCAAGCCAGGCATGACTTGCTCATTGCCTACCAGAGAAGGACATTAAAATAGACCGTGTAGCATTTAAGAAAGAAGGTCTAATTAAAGCCTTTTCAGGAGGGGTATATACTAATTGTAATTTACAGAGCTAAACCAAAATGATCACACAGGTCACACTTCAACTTTACCACTGATCTCTGAAATGAAGTTGGTTTTAGGAGCCTCTTTGGGTCCCCTGGTGATGACAGATGTCCAACACAGACAATGTCACTGCCTTTAATTGGGGCCTTACAGATAGATGTCAGCTTTCCCAATTACTGTAGATACATTCAACACAAATACTAAAAAGGTAAGATGTTGGCCATAAAGGAGTCCAGTGTCTAAAAATTGAGAACTTGCCAGCTTAGACATTTAAATCTGATGTGTTTTCTGGGCAGTTTCCCTTTCCATAATCTGTAGAAATCAACATCTAACACAGGTCACCTAAAGATGTTAAGAGAACTTACAGAAGCCTCATGATATGTTAAACCCAGCCCATGGGGACTTGAGTTCTCCACTGTCCACCAACATAGGAGGAATATAGGCTTCTGGCCAACCAGATATAAGGAATTCAAAGAAAAGGCTCAATAGGCACTCAGGGATCCTACATCTCCATAACTCAAAGGAGCTGAAAAAAGGGATGGGTAATATGGTTGACAGCAATACCAGGGCCAACCCCCAAAGCCTTCACTGTAGTCTTCAGCCACTGTTTGTGGTCAGAGAGCAATTTGACTCTTCTACcttaacaagaacaaaaaaagcaCTTTGTATAAATACTTCCTCTCATTCATAAGCATAGTTTCACAATTCGCTCCTCTCCTAGCCCCCAACTACAGCTGTTACCATCCAGCCCACCTAGCCCCACTAGGGGTTTGCAGCACTGGTCCCACCATGAAGCCTTCAGCTCCTCTACTAAGAACACACAGAGTATTTATTTGATAGGcattaaagttttatatttttaagtgatcAAAtctaataaaatggaaaaaaaaacaaacaaacaaaccaggttTACTAAACAGTCCAAAAGACAACACAGGAGTAAGCAATAAAACCAAAGCGTGAGTGGCCCTTGTCCACATCAGCCTCAAGAGGAGTTAAGACTCTCCAATCTCCTCCATATCACacattttggtttttgctttctttttaaggtttttaaaaagtgaagccCAGGAGTCCAGCAGGCCATCCTGTGCTTAGCAGCAAGTCCATCCTGCCTGCATCAAGCTCTGGCCCATGTCCCTCAGCAGCAACTGTAGATTGCGGTGGCTCTTGAGCCTCACTCCTGGGCTATGCTTCTCAGCACATACTTGACAGTGTAGGCAAAGGCTGCAAACCCAACTATAACAAACAAGTTCGCCAAAGCGCCGCCCAGGAGTCCATGATGCCTGTTGGCCTGTGGGAGCCCACCGAGGTTCGGGCCGGCAGCAGGTGCATGCCCATTGAGGAGCTGGAGCCCATTCTGGCCACGGTGCATCTCCCCATCAGGAACCACGTCTGGCAAGGGAAGGTTCTGGGGCCTGCTACTTAGTTCATCTTgtgctttttgtttctgtttaatttCCTGAGAGAAAAACACAAGAACCCTCAGTTGTCTTAACAAACCTATTCTTCTGGGAGTAGCACTCGAGTTTTAATAAACTCAAAGCTACCACCCAGAACACAGTTCTCCATTCCCCTGCAGTAGATCCTAACCCAAGAGAGGACAGCTCTTGATCCCTCCCACTTTATAGGTGAAGAAACCAAGCAAGGTATCAAAATTAGTACTCAGTGCCTGAACCAGGTGGCAGCAATTCTGAGTAACAATGAGCCATCAAGTATTACACCACTGTCCAGCCTGGTGCTTCTGCTTACTATCATGGTCTCAACTACAGCCCAAACCAGGGAACACTTAACCCCACCTGGAATAGTACATGCCCAGCCCTTGCTATAAGAAGCAACTGATGTACCTCCTAGCCACTACTGGTGGATCACCTGAGGGGTGGCCACTGATTGGCAAGTTTCATGCCTCTGTGGGGGCAGACTCAGTTCCCAATACTTGTACATGTCCCTCAGGGTCTCCCCCATCACTGGGCTCTGTCTTTCCTGCACTGTAGGGTCCTGGAGAAGAGCCAGTTCTGTCACCCAATAATGTGTACACCTGGAGACATAGTCAGCACAGACCCCTCTATGTCCTGCAGCAACGTGGAGGGCCTGCAATCCCTCTACAATATCTATGGGAACACAGTGGtaggcacacaaacacattaaACCTGAAAGGGTTTTTAACATACGGGAAGACAAAACTGAGTTCCAACTTTTGCTTTCTTACCTCCACAACTTCAGGAAATAATTCACAAAAgactttatcttttaaattaaacaCTAAACTCTGTGCTGCCAGCTGTCTTTtctaggaagaaagagaagggaaatatCAGCCAGAAagctagttttttgttgttgttttggttttttgaggtggagtttctctgtgtagtactggctgtcctggaactcactcagtagactaggctgtcctcaaacccagagatcggcctgcctctgtctcccaagagctgggattaaaggtgtatgccactaccacccagctaattttaattaaaaaaaaaaaaaaatcttgctgggcagtgcatgcctttaatcttagcaagtgagaggcaggtggatctctgtgaattcgaggccagcctggtctacaaagggagttccaggacagccaaacagttacacagagaaaccctgtttcaaaaaaaaaaaaaaaaacaaaactcttaaagTGACAGACGTAGTGGTGGACACCCGTAATCCCAGAAAAGCTCAGGTAAGAGGATCACCACAGATTCAATGCCAGCCTGCCCTactctacataatgagttcaagaccaccctatGCTAATAATGACACCTTAATATTTGgcaaaacaaaatctcagaaCAGACTCCTGTAGAGTCAAGGATTATAGAAAGCACCTAAAATGCTTTCTCTTCTCAAAAATTAGTCTTATGAAgacttatttatgtttttgttatcAATTAACATTAAACATGATTCCTATCATCTAAACATTAGAGAACTAAAACAAGCAGGAACAGATGTACATCCCCTTCTCAAGCCTTACAAAGTCTCCTGAGGAGCACAGGAGTGTCAGTGATGCTTAGCAAGGACAAAAGCAGAGttggagacagagatgggcagTGAGCCAAGGGCCATGTTCTGAGGCAGCCAAAGCAGAGATTTCTACAATGTGGCCAGGAACAGGGCAGAATCAGCCCAAGATGAGAGGTTGGAGGCCACAAGGCCTCGGGCGAGGCGCTGCCACACCTCACCGTGAAGTCCGATGTCTCTATGCTGCCCAGGGTGGGGCCCTTCTCCACCATGAAGCTCAGAAGCCCTGTTAGAATGGTGGAGACAGACCACGCTGGATTCCATGTGTCTGGGTGGAAATCTGTGATGGAGAGACACAGCCTGAAAGAAAGTGATTTTTGTGAGTAAGAATGTATTCCCATGACCACAGACAGTTCAGAACATTGCATCACCTGGAAACTTACCTTGTGTTGCACTTAAACCTCCCATTGGGGGTTATCATGTAAATACTAGGAGGCTTAAATGGAAATTCTCtgggaaaaattagttttccatGATAATAGCCACctatacaaagaaaaacagtCTTATTAACCTTGTCAACATCCAGTGTGACTGCTTCTCAACTCTCACCAACCTTACCCAGTTTGCAGCTGGCTTCCCGAGCCCATGGAATCCCACTGCCATCTCTCTATGCTGGCTCACAGGCTCAACCCACTACTGACTTTATTCACCAGGGCTCACAATACTCCTCAACATCTCAGCCTGCCCCCCAGCTTCTGTGCCCCACTACAGCTACAGaacacctcctctctccccagactCTTCATGTTCCTCCCTTACTGAGAACTGAGTGGTCAGAAGAGAACTTGCAAGGGGTCCCAGCCTCCTCTACTACTTCATTTGGTTCCTAGAAAATGCATTCCTAGCACCAGCATTTGTCTGCAGGGAGAAAAAATAAGGAACATTCACTTGCATTTCAAAGAAAAGGGTCACATGAATGGATGTCGGGCACAAGCTGGGCGAAAGAGGAATCTACATACCAT
This DNA window, taken from Cricetulus griseus strain 17A/GY chromosome 2, alternate assembly CriGri-PICRH-1.0, whole genome shotgun sequence, encodes the following:
- the Ube2j2 gene encoding ubiquitin-conjugating enzyme E2 J2 isoform X1 gives rise to the protein MSSNSNKRAPTTATQRLKQDYLRIKKDPVPYICAEPLPSNILEWHYVVRGPEMTPYEGGYYHGKLIFPREFPFKPPSIYMITPNGRFKCNTRLCLSITDFHPDTWNPAWSVSTILTGLLSFMVEKGPTLGSIETSDFTKRQLAAQSLVFNLKDKVFCELFPEVVEEIKQKQKAQDELSSRPQNLPLPDVVPDGEMHRGQNGLQLLNGHAPAAGPNLGGLPQANRHHGLLGGALANLFVIVGFAAFAYTVKYVLRSIAQE
- the Ube2j2 gene encoding ubiquitin-conjugating enzyme E2 J2 isoform X2 yields the protein MSSNSNKRAPTTATQRLKQDYLRIKKDPVPYICAEPLPSNILEWHYVVRGPEMTPYEGGYYHGKLIFPREFPFKPPSIYMITPNGRFKCNTRLCLSITDFHPDTWNPAWSVSTILTGLLSFMVEKGPTLGSIETSDFTEIKQKQKAQDELSSRPQNLPLPDVVPDGEMHRGQNGLQLLNGHAPAAGPNLGGLPQANRHHGLLGGALANLFVIVGFAAFAYTVKYVLRSIAQE